The Aedes aegypti strain LVP_AGWG chromosome 3, AaegL5.0 Primary Assembly, whole genome shotgun sequence genome contains a region encoding:
- the LOC5571085 gene encoding uncharacterized protein LOC5571085 produces the protein MWIFYVLLSVILTNSICRSAPAFFNDRRLQPLMVSSLEQTLDDDFGSNTQEQSDSQSIESAEHTSNESSSWYNQQQPASTRSVEDSSEKLYDLLLKILKVLDDQAYRDAERNRRLEQLRNPGVLSLEHDYDDSSLENTNGSGVH, from the exons ATGTGGATCTTCTATGTGTTGTTATCAGTTATTCTAACCAACTCTATTTGCCGATCG GCTCCAGCATTTTTCAACGACCGTCGGCTACAACCGTTGATGGTTTCATCGCTTGAACAAACACTGGACGATGACTTTGGCAGCAACACCCAAGAGCAGTCTGATTCCCAGTCTATAGAATCGGCAGAACACACTTCGAATGAATCATCTTCTTGGTACAACCAACAACAGCCGGCGTCCACCAGAAGCGTCGAAGACTCCAGTGAGAAACTCTACGATCTGCTGTTGAAAATACTTAAAGTTCTGGACGATCAGGCCTATAGAGACGCCGAACGCAACCGCCGACTGGAACAGCTCCGCAATCCGGGTGTGCTTTCGCTTGAACACGATTACGACGATAGTTCGCTGGAGAACACCAACGGCAGCGGGGTGCATTAG